The proteins below are encoded in one region of Nitrospira sp.:
- a CDS encoding rhodanese-like domain-containing protein: protein MIRHGRLWAIAVILGLMSLGTSVGFAAETYVLTVQQLRAGLMKAATPSSKGFVLVDVRTPEEHAGGYIPGTDKNIEFRQMQSRHRELGAKLDDHIVVYCQSGHRSGIAAETLSELGYRYVYNVDGSMNAWLEAGYPVERGK from the coding sequence ATGATACGACACGGACGGCTATGGGCGATAGCGGTAATCCTGGGACTGATGTCGCTTGGAACGTCGGTGGGCTTTGCGGCGGAAACCTATGTGCTCACCGTTCAACAGCTCAGAGCGGGATTGATGAAGGCGGCGACGCCTTCGTCGAAAGGCTTTGTGCTCGTCGACGTGCGGACGCCTGAGGAGCATGCGGGTGGGTACATCCCGGGAACCGACAAGAACATCGAGTTTCGGCAAATGCAGAGCCGGCATCGCGAACTCGGCGCCAAACTGGATGATCATATCGTGGTGTATTGTCAGTCCGGGCACCGGAGCGGCATCGCCGCCGAGACGCTCAGTGAACTGGGCTACCGATACGTGTACAACGTCGACGGCAGTATGAACGCGTGGCTGGAAGCCGGGTATCCCGTCGAGCGAGGAAAATGA
- a CDS encoding response regulator gives MRSYKPILLADDNPHDAELALAAMDEDHLADKVAVCRDGTEVLDYLYRRGAYSNRSEGNPILIVLDLKMPRVDGLEVLRIIKQDAALSPIPVVMFTSSKEEFDVAQCYAAGVNAYVVKPVDFPDYVRAVRELGVFWGVINEPPPPGCQVDP, from the coding sequence ATGCGCAGCTATAAACCGATTTTGCTGGCCGACGACAATCCGCATGACGCGGAACTCGCTCTGGCGGCCATGGATGAAGACCATTTGGCCGACAAGGTGGCCGTCTGCCGCGATGGTACCGAGGTGTTGGATTATCTGTATCGACGTGGAGCCTATTCCAATCGCTCGGAAGGCAATCCCATTTTGATCGTACTCGACCTCAAAATGCCCAGGGTGGACGGCCTGGAAGTGCTGCGCATAATCAAGCAGGACGCGGCCTTGAGTCCGATTCCCGTCGTCATGTTTACGTCGTCCAAGGAGGAATTCGACGTCGCGCAATGCTACGCAGCCGGGGTGAACGCGTATGTGGTCAAGCCCGTCGATTTTCCGGACTATGTGAGAGCCGTGAGGGAGTTGGGCGTATTTTGGGGCGTGATCAACGAACCTCCGCCGCCCGGCTGCCAGGTCGATCCGTGA